The Methanobrevibacter arboriphilus JCM 13429 = DSM 1125 genome window below encodes:
- a CDS encoding sugar phosphate nucleotidyltransferase gives MSKTAGMILCGGFGKRLRPITEKIPKPLVEIKDDYTILDKQLFDFKNAGVEDVYLLTGFLNEKIKERFGDEYKGVNIHYVIEDEPLGTLNAIRLGMDEITDDYEQCVIRNGDVVADLNLSKMVEQGEKSDYPFNIFITQMQSPYGIVETSGDRLVSFKEKPLLDYYINGGIYFSKGKLDFGDFKTGDIEKTLFPLMAKDNKIGYYKEDGLFWMAIDTSKELETVRQEYENRTDKPWGYEKILIYTEKYLTKELFIKEGFQTSFHFHEKKDETMYIISGAGYIEFNDKKEYFGKNDTIRIEPNIEHSIVATENTVLHEVSTPYLNDTVRLEDFYNR, from the coding sequence ATGTCAAAAACTGCAGGAATGATTCTTTGTGGTGGTTTTGGTAAGCGTCTTAGGCCTATTACTGAAAAAATCCCAAAACCACTTGTTGAAATCAAAGACGATTACACTATTTTAGATAAACAGCTGTTTGATTTTAAAAATGCTGGTGTTGAGGATGTTTATCTTTTAACTGGATTTTTAAATGAAAAAATAAAAGAAAGATTTGGTGATGAGTATAAAGGTGTTAATATTCATTATGTTATTGAGGATGAACCTCTTGGAACTTTAAATGCAATTCGTCTGGGTATGGATGAAATTACAGACGATTATGAACAGTGTGTTATTCGTAATGGTGATGTTGTAGCTGATTTAAATCTTTCAAAGATGGTTGAACAAGGTGAAAAGTCTGATTATCCATTTAATATTTTTATAACTCAAATGCAATCACCTTATGGAATTGTTGAAACAAGTGGTGATAGATTAGTTTCATTTAAAGAGAAACCTCTCTTAGATTATTATATCAATGGCGGGATTTATTTTTCCAAGGGAAAACTTGATTTTGGAGACTTTAAAACAGGAGATATAGAAAAAACACTTTTCCCATTAATGGCAAAAGATAATAAAATTGGTTATTATAAGGAAGATGGGTTATTTTGGATGGCGATAGACACATCTAAGGAATTAGAAACAGTTAGACAAGAATATGAAAATCGTACTGATAAGCCTTGGGGTTATGAAAAGATTCTAATTTATACAGAGAAGTATTTAACTAAAGAACTTTTTATAAAAGAAGGTTTTCAAACTAGTTTCCATTTTCATGAGAAAAAGGATGAAACCATGTATATAATCTCTGGTGCAGGTTATATAGAGTTTAATGATAAAAAAGAATACTTTGGTAAAAATGATACAATAAGAATAGAGCCTAATATCGAGCATTCTATTGTAGCTACTGAAAACACAGTACTCCACGAAGTTTCAACACCATACTTAAACGATACTGTTAGATTAGAAGATTTTTATAATAGATGA
- the cobA gene encoding uroporphyrinogen-III C-methyltransferase yields MTVYLVGAGPGDPELITLKAIKALNRADVVIYDRLANEEILQHSPNAKLIYVGKKAGEHYKSQEEINKIIIKEAKNESNKIIVRLKGGDPFVFGRGGEEILELIKENISFEIIPGVTSAIGAPTTVGLPITHRGVATSFTVVTGHEDPTKNKKQVKWDYTADTIIVLMGIGKIEENTAEMMKYKSPETPACIIENGTLPNERIIFGKLENIAKKDINTPAILIVGNVINVFKEIKDFKDKD; encoded by the coding sequence ATGACCGTTTATCTAGTTGGAGCAGGTCCTGGAGATCCTGAACTAATTACACTTAAAGCTATAAAAGCATTGAACAGAGCAGATGTTGTTATATATGATAGATTAGCTAATGAAGAGATATTACAACATTCTCCTAATGCAAAATTAATTTATGTTGGAAAAAAAGCTGGAGAACATTATAAATCTCAAGAAGAAATTAATAAGATTATTATTAAAGAAGCAAAGAATGAATCCAATAAAATAATTGTTAGACTTAAAGGAGGAGATCCTTTTGTATTTGGAAGAGGAGGAGAAGAAATATTAGAACTTATAAAGGAAAATATTTCTTTTGAAATCATTCCAGGTGTAACTTCAGCTATCGGAGCTCCAACAACAGTTGGTCTTCCAATCACCCATAGGGGAGTAGCTACATCATTCACAGTAGTCACAGGGCATGAAGATCCTACAAAAAATAAAAAACAAGTGAAATGGGATTATACTGCTGATACCATAATTGTTTTAATGGGAATAGGAAAAATAGAAGAGAATACTGCTGAAATGATGAAATATAAGAGTCCTGAAACACCTGCTTGTATAATTGAAAATGGAACACTTCCTAATGAAAGAATCATTTTTGGAAAATTAGAAAATATAGCCAAAAAAGATATTAATACTCCTGCAATATTAATCGTTGGAAATGTTATAAATGTTTTTAAAGAAATAAAAGATTTTAAAGATAAAGATTAG
- the purC gene encoding phosphoribosylaminoimidazolesuccinocarboxamide synthase, which produces MSESKDLIYAGKAKDVYETEKQNEVIVTFRDDITAGDGEKKDNLKGKGHCNSLISSKLFEVLEENNVKTQYIQLIETGSMLSKKLEMIPLEVIARNIATGSLLKRFPFEENQKLDPPIIQMDYKNDEYHDPMLNDEITIALGIATQEELDEIRNITLKINKILSEFLKEKGILLVDFKLEFGKDEEGNIVLGDEISPDTCRYWDIETLETLDKDSFRQGQDNVMDIYDQVCSMIVDEKDIERWEIQ; this is translated from the coding sequence ATGAGTGAATCTAAAGATTTAATTTATGCTGGAAAAGCTAAAGATGTTTATGAGACTGAAAAACAAAATGAAGTTATTGTTACTTTTAGAGATGATATCACAGCTGGAGATGGAGAAAAAAAAGATAATTTAAAAGGAAAAGGACATTGTAATTCATTAATATCTTCAAAACTTTTTGAAGTATTAGAAGAAAACAATGTAAAAACCCAATATATCCAATTGATTGAAACAGGATCAATGTTATCTAAAAAATTAGAAATGATTCCTCTTGAAGTGATAGCTAGAAATATAGCTACTGGGAGTCTTTTAAAAAGATTTCCATTTGAAGAAAATCAAAAGCTAGATCCTCCTATTATACAAATGGATTATAAAAATGATGAATATCATGATCCTATGTTAAATGATGAAATAACTATTGCTCTTGGAATAGCTACTCAAGAAGAATTAGATGAAATACGAAATATTACTCTTAAAATAAATAAAATTTTGAGCGAGTTCTTAAAAGAAAAAGGAATATTATTAGTAGATTTTAAGCTTGAATTTGGAAAAGATGAAGAGGGGAATATTGTTTTAGGAGATGAAATTAGTCCAGATACATGTAGATACTGGGATATAGAAACTTTAGAAACTTTAGATAAGGATTCATTTAGACAAGGTCAAGATAATGTTATGGATATTTATGATCAAGTTTGTAGTATGATTGTTGATGAAAAAGATATAGAAAGATGGGAAATTCAATAA
- a CDS encoding glycosyltransferase family 2 protein → MLITVIIPTYNAEKYLINTIDSVINQTFGFENIELIIVDDNSTDGTKNLILDLAKKYKNIIPILLEDNSGSPSKPRNIGIKKASTNYIMFLDNDDFYYPEMCEKMYLNITGSSCDVVTCRYRQFINGKYNRRKSFLDDLDSFIKIDSINEFPDLMTLGFPTMIWTKIFKKSVIIDKNILFPEGEFYEDVYFCASFYEVAKGIIVLNDFYGYKYNVRIGKSKSNSQLFNKESFMKQFKGFKRITAFFKGENFPFIPELVVDMTKIFLYSDLNKECQKRFLNEMNSFYKDYKLTTKLNTASLPLNIILNIFIKLFSLNNNFSIFTSILIKKLK, encoded by the coding sequence ATGTTAATAACTGTTATTATTCCAACATATAATGCTGAAAAATATCTAATAAATACTATTGACTCTGTAATTAACCAAACTTTTGGTTTTGAAAATATTGAGCTAATAATTGTAGATGATAATTCTACTGATGGAACAAAAAATTTAATTTTAGATTTAGCAAAAAAATATAAAAATATTATTCCCATATTACTAGAAGATAATAGTGGATCTCCAAGCAAACCTAGAAATATTGGAATTAAAAAAGCTTCTACTAATTATATCATGTTTTTAGATAATGATGATTTTTATTATCCTGAAATGTGTGAAAAGATGTATTTAAATATTACTGGTTCATCCTGTGATGTTGTAACTTGTAGATACAGACAATTTATTAATGGGAAATATAATAGAAGAAAATCCTTTTTAGATGATCTTGATAGCTTTATAAAAATTGATTCAATAAATGAATTCCCAGATTTAATGACTTTGGGTTTTCCTACTATGATTTGGACAAAAATCTTTAAAAAATCAGTTATTATTGATAAAAACATATTATTCCCAGAAGGAGAATTCTATGAAGATGTTTATTTCTGTGCTAGTTTTTATGAAGTAGCTAAGGGAATAATAGTATTAAATGATTTTTATGGATATAAGTATAATGTAAGAATTGGAAAGAGTAAATCAAATTCTCAATTATTCAATAAAGAGTCATTTATGAAACAATTTAAAGGTTTCAAAAGAATCACAGCATTTTTTAAAGGGGAAAATTTCCCATTCATACCAGAGTTAGTTGTAGATATGACTAAAATTTTTTTATATTCTGATTTAAATAAAGAATGTCAAAAAAGGTTTTTAAATGAAATGAATAGTTTTTATAAAGATTATAAATTAACTACAAAATTAAATACTGCGTCATTACCTTTGAATATTATATTAAATATTTTTATAAAGCTATTTTCACTAAATAACAATTTTTCTATTTTTACATCAATATTAATAAAAAAATTAAAATAG
- a CDS encoding GDP-mannose 4,6-dehydratase, translating to MNWKNKKVFITGISGFVGSYLTKELLERGANVSGFDRKIKKNPIIDLKTDNLNIFEGNLLDKKSVDNVLNDDFDFVFHLAAQPFIPRSFENPKETHEVNGVGTLNLLESIVSKDLDSKIVFSSSSDEYGLVFSSKQQYLDSKEKYGNIFPEPVSFPELPISENNPLRPMSPYAVSKVYGDFLMRNYYHAYGLNTVVSRSFSHEGPGRGEMFVTSVITSQINQYNRDLIDNIIIGNVNVFRDWSHVEDIVNGYLLLADKGLSGDVYNQGSMRTNSILTYILLSLESSGYEIDKIETINNDKIVKNPTETDDSKLFGLNFYKTKLDKLMIDGDINFTLDDKGVIVFTNSEKIRIIFDESRFRPADVPILLADNKKIRNLGFKTKYNIKNIINDQLNYFN from the coding sequence ATGAACTGGAAAAATAAAAAAGTTTTTATAACTGGAATATCAGGATTTGTAGGTTCTTATTTGACTAAAGAACTACTAGAAAGAGGAGCTAATGTTTCAGGTTTTGATAGAAAAATTAAAAAAAATCCTATTATTGATTTAAAAACAGATAATTTAAATATTTTTGAAGGAAATTTATTAGATAAAAAATCTGTTGATAATGTATTAAATGATGATTTTGATTTTGTTTTTCATTTAGCTGCTCAGCCATTTATTCCTAGATCTTTTGAAAATCCAAAAGAAACACATGAAGTTAATGGAGTTGGAACTTTAAATTTATTAGAATCTATTGTTTCAAAAGATTTAGATTCGAAAATTGTTTTTTCAAGTTCAAGTGATGAGTATGGTTTAGTTTTTTCTTCTAAGCAGCAATACTTAGATTCAAAAGAAAAATATGGTAATATATTTCCTGAACCAGTTTCATTTCCAGAATTACCAATTTCTGAGAATAATCCTTTAAGACCAATGTCTCCTTATGCTGTTAGTAAAGTTTATGGAGATTTTTTAATGAGAAACTATTATCATGCATATGGTTTAAATACTGTTGTTTCAAGGTCTTTTTCTCATGAAGGTCCTGGTAGGGGAGAAATGTTTGTTACTTCTGTTATTACTAGTCAAATTAATCAATATAATAGAGATTTAATTGATAATATAATTATTGGTAATGTTAATGTATTTAGGGATTGGAGCCATGTTGAAGATATAGTTAATGGGTATTTATTATTAGCTGATAAAGGATTATCGGGGGATGTTTATAATCAAGGTTCTATGAGAACAAATTCAATTTTAACATATATTTTATTAAGCTTAGAATCTTCTGGATATGAAATTGATAAAATTGAAACAATAAATAATGATAAAATAGTTAAAAATCCTACTGAAACTGATGATTCTAAGCTGTTTGGGTTAAATTTTTATAAAACTAAACTTGATAAATTAATGATTGATGGAGATATTAATTTTACTTTAGATGATAAAGGAGTTATAGTATTTACAAACTCTGAAAAAATAAGAATAATTTTTGATGAGAGTAGATTTAGACCTGCTGATGTTCCAATTTTACTTGCTGATAATAAAAAAATTAGAAATTTAGGCTTTAAAACAAAATATAACATTAAAAATATTATCAATGATCAGTTGAACTATTTTAACTAA
- the purS gene encoding phosphoribosylformylglycinamidine synthase subunit PurS produces MIFNVEVKISLKKGMLNPESSTIERALDLLGYKVKNTDTIDIITFQIDEKNEEKVLEEVDDMCQRLLCNPVIHDYEITINS; encoded by the coding sequence ATGATATTCAATGTTGAAGTTAAAATCTCACTAAAAAAAGGAATGTTAAATCCAGAAAGTTCAACAATAGAAAGAGCACTAGATTTACTTGGATATAAAGTAAAAAATACTGACACAATTGATATTATTACTTTTCAAATAGATGAAAAAAATGAAGAAAAAGTTTTAGAAGAAGTTGATGATATGTGTCAGAGACTACTTTGTAATCCTGTAATTCATGATTATGAAATAACTATAAATAGCTAA
- the purQ gene encoding phosphoribosylformylglycinamidine synthase subunit PurQ — MKIGVIRFPGSNCDRDVYHAIELAGGEGEYVWWNKEDLSYLDAVVIPGGFSYGDYLRAGAIASITPVVDGIKSLVKEEKPVLGICNGAQILAEIGLVPGVFTVNENPKFNCEWVDLKVSTTRTPFTNNFKKNEIIKMPVAHAEGRYFNQDIDTLKSQDQIVLQFSNKNPNGSIEGITGVCDESGLVCAVMPHPERASEEILGSDDGLSFFKGILDSI; from the coding sequence ATGAAAATAGGAGTAATAAGATTTCCAGGTTCTAACTGTGATCGGGATGTCTATCATGCAATTGAATTAGCTGGTGGTGAAGGAGAATATGTATGGTGGAATAAAGAAGATCTTAGTTACTTAGATGCAGTAGTAATACCTGGAGGATTTTCTTATGGAGATTATTTAAGAGCAGGAGCAATAGCTTCTATTACTCCAGTAGTAGATGGAATAAAATCTCTAGTAAAAGAAGAAAAACCAGTTCTTGGAATATGTAATGGAGCTCAGATTTTAGCTGAAATTGGTCTTGTTCCAGGAGTATTTACTGTAAATGAAAATCCAAAGTTCAACTGTGAATGGGTTGATTTAAAAGTATCTACTACAAGAACTCCATTTACGAATAATTTTAAGAAAAACGAAATTATTAAAATGCCAGTAGCTCATGCTGAAGGAAGGTACTTTAACCAAGACATTGATACACTAAAGAGTCAAGATCAGATTGTCCTCCAATTTTCTAATAAGAATCCAAATGGTTCAATTGAAGGAATTACTGGAGTTTGTGATGAATCTGGATTAGTATGTGCAGTTATGCCCCATCCAGAAAGGGCATCAGAAGAAATATTAGGTTCTGATGATGGATTAAGCTTTTTCAAAGGAATTTTAGATAGTATATAA
- the gmd gene encoding GDP-mannose 4,6-dehydratase gives MIALITGITGQDGSYLAELLLEKGYEVHGLVRRSSSYNTKRIEHLYLDELIEDSHKDRKIQLHYGDLNDSTNLMSLVNKIEPDEIYNLAAQSHVKVSFETPEYTANSDGIGVLRLLEAIKLSGQDNIKFYQASTSELYGLVQETPQNELTPFYPRSPYGVAKLYGFWITKNYREAYDIFASNGILFNHESPRRGENFVTRKISIAAARISLGFQKKLYLGNLDASRDWGHAKDYVESMWRILQHKKADDFVVATGKTHTVREFVNLSFKEVGIDLKWVGEGVNEKGIDTKTNNVLVEVDPAYFRPTEVDLLLGDPSKARKKLGWKPKISFNELVREMVQSDLKMVKNDKSLL, from the coding sequence ATGATTGCATTAATTACAGGTATTACAGGACAAGATGGTTCTTATTTAGCAGAATTGTTATTAGAGAAAGGTTATGAAGTTCATGGTTTAGTTAGAAGAAGTTCTTCTTATAATACTAAAAGAATAGAACACTTATATTTAGATGAATTGATTGAAGATAGCCATAAAGATAGAAAAATTCAATTACATTATGGTGATCTAAATGATTCAACAAATTTAATGTCTTTAGTTAATAAAATAGAACCTGATGAGATTTATAATCTAGCTGCTCAGTCTCATGTTAAAGTTTCTTTTGAAACTCCAGAATACACTGCAAATTCTGATGGTATTGGTGTTCTACGGCTTTTAGAAGCTATTAAATTATCTGGACAAGATAATATTAAATTTTATCAAGCTTCTACTTCTGAATTATATGGTCTAGTTCAAGAAACTCCTCAAAATGAATTGACTCCATTTTATCCAAGAAGCCCTTATGGTGTTGCTAAACTGTATGGTTTTTGGATAACAAAAAATTATAGGGAAGCTTATGATATATTTGCTTCTAATGGTATTTTGTTTAATCATGAAAGCCCAAGAAGAGGAGAAAATTTTGTTACAAGAAAAATTTCAATAGCTGCTGCAAGAATTTCTTTAGGATTTCAGAAAAAATTATATTTAGGGAATTTAGATGCATCAAGAGATTGGGGCCATGCAAAAGATTATGTTGAATCTATGTGGAGGATATTACAGCATAAAAAGGCAGATGATTTTGTTGTTGCAACTGGAAAAACTCATACTGTAAGAGAATTTGTAAATTTAAGCTTTAAAGAAGTTGGAATTGATTTAAAATGGGTTGGTGAAGGTGTTAATGAGAAAGGAATTGACACAAAGACTAATAATGTTTTAGTTGAAGTTGATCCTGCATATTTTAGACCAACTGAAGTTGATTTATTATTAGGTGACCCTTCTAAAGCAAGAAAAAAGCTTGGTTGGAAACCAAAAATATCTTTTAATGAGTTAGTTAGAGAGATGGTTCAAAGCGATTTAAAAATGGTTAAAAATGATAAATCTTTATTATAA
- the glmS gene encoding glutamine--fructose-6-phosphate transaminase (isomerizing), which yields MCGIVGCVLKNRKVAPILLESIGKLEYRGYDSVGISTVDQNGIHLKKGSGKIKEVNEKIDLGELPGTTGIAHVRWATHGIPSTENSHPHTDNEGNISVVHNGIIENFSEIRESLEKEGYIFKSQTDTEIIPILIEKNMNKGLNLEDAVNEALKIIKGSYAIGVISKDNPNEIIGARNDSPLIIGVGDGDYFIASDATAIINHTKNVIYVDNGELVILNSEGVVVKDSKGNVVDKNIDVIDWDAEMAQKEGYDYFMLKEIHEQDSAIRDTLSEKDKIAEIISNLDGINRICFVACGTSFHASLTGKYLIESMSGISTDVILASEFRYSANTLDENTLVIFISQSGETADTLKALKLAKKTSKTLAIVNVLGSSATREADFVIYTRAGPEIGVAATKTYISQLVCIYMFAAILADNKELLNTLNEVPDYVSEVLSKEDVVKDIASKYSDVNDFFFIGRGLSYPTALEGALKLKEITYIHGEGYAAGELKHGPLALIDDDVPVVVVLPPGDNYKKTVSNLEEVKARGAHVIAIGSCEDDFIKTEVEDSFCINDKVKEIIAPLIYVVPLQLLSYYISVERGLDPDKPKNLAKCVTVE from the coding sequence ATGTGCGGAATTGTTGGATGTGTATTAAAAAATAGAAAAGTAGCTCCAATTCTTTTAGAATCTATTGGTAAGCTTGAATATAGAGGTTATGATTCTGTAGGAATTTCAACAGTTGATCAAAATGGTATTCACTTAAAAAAGGGTTCTGGTAAAATCAAAGAGGTGAATGAAAAAATTGATCTTGGAGAACTACCTGGAACTACTGGAATAGCTCATGTTAGGTGGGCAACTCATGGAATACCAAGCACAGAAAATTCACACCCGCACACTGATAATGAAGGGAATATATCAGTTGTTCACAATGGAATTATTGAAAATTTTAGTGAGATTAGAGAATCTCTTGAAAAAGAAGGTTATATATTCAAATCTCAAACAGATACTGAAATTATACCAATTTTAATTGAAAAAAATATGAATAAAGGGCTTAATTTAGAAGATGCAGTAAATGAAGCTCTTAAAATTATAAAAGGATCTTATGCTATTGGAGTAATATCTAAAGATAATCCTAATGAAATAATAGGTGCAAGAAATGACAGTCCATTGATCATTGGTGTTGGAGATGGGGATTATTTCATTGCTTCTGATGCTACAGCTATTATAAATCATACAAAAAATGTTATTTATGTTGATAATGGAGAATTAGTTATTTTAAATAGTGAAGGTGTTGTTGTTAAAGATTCTAAGGGAAATGTAGTTGATAAAAATATTGATGTAATTGATTGGGATGCAGAAATGGCTCAAAAAGAAGGTTATGACTATTTCATGCTTAAAGAAATTCATGAACAAGATTCTGCTATTAGAGATACACTTTCTGAAAAAGATAAAATTGCTGAGATAATATCTAATTTAGATGGGATTAATAGAATTTGCTTTGTAGCTTGTGGTACCTCTTTTCATGCTTCATTAACTGGAAAATATTTAATTGAGTCTATGTCAGGAATTTCTACTGATGTTATTCTTGCTTCAGAGTTTAGATATTCTGCTAATACTTTAGATGAAAATACTCTTGTTATTTTCATTAGTCAATCTGGTGAAACTGCAGATACTCTTAAAGCTTTAAAATTAGCTAAAAAAACATCAAAAACTCTTGCAATTGTTAATGTACTTGGAAGTTCAGCTACTCGTGAAGCAGATTTTGTTATATATACTAGAGCAGGGCCTGAAATTGGTGTTGCTGCAACAAAAACATATATAAGTCAGTTAGTATGTATATATATGTTTGCAGCTATTTTAGCAGATAATAAAGAGCTTTTAAATACTTTAAATGAAGTTCCTGATTATGTTTCTGAGGTTTTATCTAAAGAGGATGTTGTAAAAGATATAGCTTCTAAATATAGTGATGTTAATGATTTTTTCTTTATTGGTCGAGGTTTATCATATCCAACAGCATTAGAAGGAGCTCTTAAATTAAAAGAAATAACCTATATTCATGGAGAAGGATATGCTGCAGGAGAACTTAAACATGGTCCTTTAGCATTAATTGATGATGATGTTCCAGTTGTTGTTGTTTTACCTCCTGGAGATAATTATAAAAAAACTGTTAGCAATTTAGAAGAGGTTAAAGCTCGTGGAGCTCATGTAATAGCTATTGGTTCATGTGAAGATGATTTTATAAAAACAGAAGTTGAAGATTCATTTTGTATTAATGATAAGGTAAAAGAAATTATCGCACCACTAATATATGTTGTTCCTTTACAGTTATTATCTTATTATATTAGTGTAGAAAGAGGTTTAGATCCAGATAAACCTAAAAATTTAGCTAAATGTGTAACTGTTGAATAA
- a CDS encoding glycosyltransferase, with protein MDITLISKSFQTNTNGLGSYSKNLHESIKNNRNLNIRQISQNNTLIKLGQPATLFFSFVEIPLKMRNSDIYHALSPMESFYLDPKKSVVTILDFIPLFENTEETDKFKNFTKFFYEKAVKKSIKFEKIITISEETSNDLKSHYNVDDEKIHSIRLAIDRKYHPKNIKNDIFTIGTVSGLGSRKRIDILIKSFLDADIENSRLLIGGKGHMLDELKKLANNDPRILFLGFISDEDMVDFYNSLDVFVFPTIMEGYGMPIVEAMACGKPVITLEDAYIPHDIKKRTHISSKNNLANVLKEKNFDCDIKSNLKFSKEFSLENMGYDLIKVYEEML; from the coding sequence ATGGATATTACGTTAATTTCAAAATCTTTTCAAACAAATACTAATGGTTTAGGTAGTTATTCAAAAAATTTACATGAAAGTATTAAAAATAATAGGAATTTAAATATCAGACAAATATCTCAAAATAATACTTTAATAAAATTAGGGCAACCAGCTACTTTATTCTTTTCATTTGTGGAGATTCCATTGAAGATGAGAAATTCCGATATTTATCATGCTTTATCTCCAATGGAATCTTTTTATTTAGATCCTAAAAAATCAGTTGTTACAATACTGGATTTTATTCCACTATTTGAAAACACTGAAGAAACGGACAAATTTAAAAACTTTACAAAATTTTTCTATGAAAAGGCTGTTAAAAAATCTATAAAATTTGAAAAAATAATAACAATTTCAGAAGAGACTTCTAATGATTTAAAATCACATTATAATGTAGATGATGAAAAGATCCATTCAATAAGATTAGCTATAGATAGAAAATATCATCCAAAAAATATTAAAAATGATATTTTTACAATTGGTACTGTCTCTGGTTTGGGAAGTAGGAAAAGGATTGATATATTGATTAAGTCTTTTTTGGATGCAGATATTGAAAATTCTCGATTGTTGATTGGTGGCAAAGGGCATATGTTAGATGAATTAAAAAAATTGGCAAATAATGATCCTAGAATACTTTTTTTAGGTTTTATTTCTGATGAGGATATGGTTGATTTTTATAATTCATTGGATGTTTTTGTTTTTCCAACAATCATGGAAGGTTATGGTATGCCTATAGTTGAAGCTATGGCTTGTGGAAAACCGGTTATTACTTTAGAAGATGCATACATTCCTCATGATATTAAAAAAAGAACACATATATCAAGTAAAAATAATTTAGCTAATGTTTTAAAAGAAAAAAATTTTGATTGTGATATTAAATCAAATCTAAAGTTTTCAAAGGAATTTAGCTTAGAAAATATGGGTTATGATTTAATAAAAGTTTATGAAGAGATGCTGTAA